In a genomic window of Candidatus Poribacteria bacterium:
- a CDS encoding ABC transporter substrate-binding protein has protein sequence MKRIIIFTFALIIIALTVGLFSCDRIASVASDGETPQMMGEEIPIGVVVALTGQHAEPYGFPMQRGFELAREEINSLGGVNLTFITVDDQSTAEGAKEAVQHLVNQGVPAIVGLAISTHLKEAAPIAQENRVIAFSSVSSAAGLSGTGNFIFRTSLATNISIPSGVMVTQQKIGYQKVATIYDAIDVYARSSNEVLKTVLEANGVEILTQETFKTGDTDFSQQLTNIMAVEPDALFISALSQEIAQIVAQTSKVGFPDTIRVIAPDLTMDEVQKAGDGAEGTIGFIGWSSISDAPGNQTFIENYRAKYGIEPEPWAAQSYVTLHVLVNAIKIAQSADSTAIRDALAQTKDLPTILGNFSFNPDGDALYDQIVLVLKDGEFQVLE, from the coding sequence ATGAAGAGAATCATAATATTCACATTTGCTTTAATAATCATTGCTTTGACTGTCGGACTTTTCAGTTGTGATAGAATCGCCTCAGTAGCATCTGATGGCGAAACGCCTCAGATGATGGGCGAAGAAATTCCGATCGGTGTTGTCGTCGCGCTGACAGGGCAACACGCCGAACCGTATGGATTTCCAATGCAACGCGGTTTTGAATTGGCACGAGAAGAGATTAACAGCCTCGGCGGTGTGAATCTCACCTTTATCACTGTGGACGATCAGAGCACCGCAGAGGGCGCGAAGGAAGCCGTACAGCACCTGGTTAATCAAGGTGTCCCTGCTATAGTCGGACTTGCTATCTCGACGCACCTTAAAGAGGCTGCTCCAATTGCACAGGAAAATCGGGTCATAGCTTTCAGTTCGGTCTCCTCCGCTGCAGGTTTGAGCGGGACCGGAAATTTCATCTTCCGCACCAGTCTCGCCACAAATATAAGCATTCCGAGTGGGGTGATGGTGACTCAGCAGAAAATCGGCTATCAAAAAGTCGCGACGATCTATGATGCCATCGATGTCTACGCCAGAAGTAGCAACGAAGTGTTAAAGACGGTACTTGAGGCAAACGGGGTTGAGATTCTAACCCAGGAAACCTTCAAAACCGGCGATACCGATTTTTCTCAGCAATTAACCAATATAATGGCGGTGGAGCCGGACGCACTCTTTATCTCCGCCCTCTCACAAGAAATAGCGCAGATTGTCGCACAAACATCCAAGGTAGGCTTTCCCGATACTATTCGCGTTATTGCGCCCGATTTAACCATGGACGAAGTCCAAAAGGCGGGCGATGGTGCTGAGGGGACAATAGGTTTTATCGGATGGTCCAGTATATCTGACGCACCCGGAAACCAAACCTTTATTGAGAATTATCGAGCGAAATACGGTATTGAACCTGAGCCGTGGGCGGCACAGTCGTATGTGACGCTCCATGTTCTTGTCAATGCAATCAAGATAGCACAATCGGCGGATTCGACTGCCATTCGGGACGCACTTGCACAGACGAAGGATTTACCCACCATTTTAGGCAACTTCTCTTTTAACCCTGACGGAGACGCACTGTATGACCAGATTGTACTGGTCCTTAAGGACGGAGAATTTCAGGTCTTGGAATAA